One stretch of Tribolium castaneum strain GA2 chromosome 5, icTriCast1.1, whole genome shotgun sequence DNA includes these proteins:
- the stai gene encoding myosin-9 isoform X4: MLIGLVRESVMQCFCHTCRAPLPPAVHRRQIPITKVKTKPRTNQPKRVQFVTTEVRCQEKTRGGLRYEVILSEPEVKATPPKKAVSPKNSMSVQDIEDKLKAAEERRQQLESNKIAALAAKMQKIEEASRKKDEQTSQFISATRDALEQKMENHTEKREAYITDLKTKLKDHIENVEKTRLSIEQQTDEVRSAIEEKLKTASVQRDENIKKMLERLKEHNEHLMEVKQSIESEEVKSKTEIVTKLESKLTTAELNREKEMQRKLENIKKNEKRAETVRQNKANILAQSTPSSG, encoded by the exons atgTTGATCGGGCTCGTTAGAGAATCGGTTATGCAGTGCTTCTGCCACACGTGCCGGGCACCACTTCCACCGGCCG TGCACAGAAGACAAATCCCAATCACAAAAGTCAAAACGAAACCAAGGACAAACCAGCCAAAAAGAGTACAATTCGTGA CGACCGAAGTTCGTTGTCAGGAAAAGACCAGGGGCGGATTGCGTTATGAGGTCATTCTCAGCGAACCGGAAGTCAAGGCCACTCCGCCCAAAAAGGCCGTCTCACCAAAGAACAGCATGTCCGTTCAGGATATCGAGGATAAGTTGAAAGCCGCCGAAGAGCGCAGACAG CAATTAGAATCTAATAAAATCGCGGCTCTGGCGGCCAAGATGCAGAAGATTGAGGAAGCGTCCCGGAAGAAAGACGAACAGACTAGTCAATTTATTTCAGCCACTCGAGACGCCCTCGAGCAAAAAATGGAGAATCACACGGAGAAGCGCGAAGCGTACATAACGGATTTGAAAACCAAGCTTAAG GATCACATCGAAAACGTAGAGAAAACCCGATTATCAATCGAACAGCAGACCGACGAAGTGAGATCGGCAATCGAGGAGAAGCTGAAGACGGCATCAGTCCAACGCGATGAGAATATCAAAAAGATGCTGGAGCGTCTCAAGGAGCAC AACGAGCACTTGATGGAGGTTAAACAGTCGATTGAATCCGAGGAAGTGAAGAGCAAGACTGAAATTGTTACTAAACTCGAGTCGAAGCTCACGACAGCTGAGCTCAACCGGGAGAAAGAAATGCAGCGCAAATTGGAGAACATCAAAAAGAAT GAGAAGCGAGCCGAGACGGTGCGCCAGAACAAGGCGAACATCCTCGCTCAGAGCACCCCGTCGTCTGGTTAA
- the stai gene encoding myosin-9 isoform X6, which produces MLIGLVRESVMQCFCHTCRAPLPPAVHRRQIPITKVKTKPRTNQPKRVQFVTTEVRCQEKTRGGLRYEVILSEPEVKATPPKKAVSPKNSMSVQDIEDKLKAAEERRQQLESNKIAALAAKMQKIEEASRKKDEQTSQFISATRDALEQKMENHTEKREAYITDLKTKLKDHIENVEKTRLSIEQQTDEVRSAIEEKLKTASVQRDENIKKMLERLKEHEKRAETVRQNKANILAQSTPSSG; this is translated from the exons atgTTGATCGGGCTCGTTAGAGAATCGGTTATGCAGTGCTTCTGCCACACGTGCCGGGCACCACTTCCACCGGCCG TGCACAGAAGACAAATCCCAATCACAAAAGTCAAAACGAAACCAAGGACAAACCAGCCAAAAAGAGTACAATTCGTGA CGACCGAAGTTCGTTGTCAGGAAAAGACCAGGGGCGGATTGCGTTATGAGGTCATTCTCAGCGAACCGGAAGTCAAGGCCACTCCGCCCAAAAAGGCCGTCTCACCAAAGAACAGCATGTCCGTTCAGGATATCGAGGATAAGTTGAAAGCCGCCGAAGAGCGCAGACAG CAATTAGAATCTAATAAAATCGCGGCTCTGGCGGCCAAGATGCAGAAGATTGAGGAAGCGTCCCGGAAGAAAGACGAACAGACTAGTCAATTTATTTCAGCCACTCGAGACGCCCTCGAGCAAAAAATGGAGAATCACACGGAGAAGCGCGAAGCGTACATAACGGATTTGAAAACCAAGCTTAAG GATCACATCGAAAACGTAGAGAAAACCCGATTATCAATCGAACAGCAGACCGACGAAGTGAGATCGGCAATCGAGGAGAAGCTGAAGACGGCATCAGTCCAACGCGATGAGAATATCAAAAAGATGCTGGAGCGTCTCAAGGAGCAC GAGAAGCGAGCCGAGACGGTGCGCCAGAACAAGGCGAACATCCTCGCTCAGAGCACCCCGTCGTCTGGTTAA
- the stai gene encoding inner centromere protein isoform X5, whose protein sequence is MLIGLVRESVMQCFCHTCRAPLPPAVHRRQIPITKVKTKPRTNQPKRVQFVTTEVRCQEKTRGGLRYEVILSEPEVKATPPKKAVSPKNSMSVQDIEDKLKAAEERRQQLESNKIAALAAKMQKIEEASRKKDEQTSQFISATRDALEQKMENHTEKREAYITDLKTKLKDHIENVEKTRLSIEQQTDEVRSAIEEKLKTASVQRDENIKKMLERLKEHEEQVQKVRTSNAHKFQMLEAAVQEKLEQAQNRRAQIEQEQKEKLRNYEKRAETVRQNKANILAQSTPSSG, encoded by the exons atgTTGATCGGGCTCGTTAGAGAATCGGTTATGCAGTGCTTCTGCCACACGTGCCGGGCACCACTTCCACCGGCCG TGCACAGAAGACAAATCCCAATCACAAAAGTCAAAACGAAACCAAGGACAAACCAGCCAAAAAGAGTACAATTCGTGA CGACCGAAGTTCGTTGTCAGGAAAAGACCAGGGGCGGATTGCGTTATGAGGTCATTCTCAGCGAACCGGAAGTCAAGGCCACTCCGCCCAAAAAGGCCGTCTCACCAAAGAACAGCATGTCCGTTCAGGATATCGAGGATAAGTTGAAAGCCGCCGAAGAGCGCAGACAG CAATTAGAATCTAATAAAATCGCGGCTCTGGCGGCCAAGATGCAGAAGATTGAGGAAGCGTCCCGGAAGAAAGACGAACAGACTAGTCAATTTATTTCAGCCACTCGAGACGCCCTCGAGCAAAAAATGGAGAATCACACGGAGAAGCGCGAAGCGTACATAACGGATTTGAAAACCAAGCTTAAG GATCACATCGAAAACGTAGAGAAAACCCGATTATCAATCGAACAGCAGACCGACGAAGTGAGATCGGCAATCGAGGAGAAGCTGAAGACGGCATCAGTCCAACGCGATGAGAATATCAAAAAGATGCTGGAGCGTCTCAAGGAGCAC GAAgaacaagtgcaaaaagtCCGGACCAGCAATGCTCATAAATTCCAAATGCTGGAAGCGGCCGTTCAGGAAAAACTCGAACAGGCACAGAACAGACGCGCTCAAATCGAGCAAGAACAGAAAGAGAAATTGCGCAATTAT GAGAAGCGAGCCGAGACGGTGCGCCAGAACAAGGCGAACATCCTCGCTCAGAGCACCCCGTCGTCTGGTTAA
- the stai gene encoding myosin-9 isoform X3, with amino-acid sequence MADVEVVVSSPDPTEVRCQEKTRGGLRYEVILSEPEVKATPPKKAVSPKNSMSVQDIEDKLKAAEERRQQLESNKIAALAAKMQKIEEASRKKDEQTSQFISATRDALEQKMENHTEKREAYITDLKTKLKDHIENVEKTRLSIEQQTDEVRSAIEEKLKTASVQRDENIKKMLERLKEHEEQVQKVRTSNAHKFQMLEAAVQEKLEQAQNRRAQIEQEQKEKLRNYNSRPLEIKQSAVSTLEVRKSEVSTQLETKLTIAEQKREQEIQRKLEIAKKHNEHLMEVKQSIESEEVKSKTEIVTKLESKLTTAELNREKEMQRKLENIKKNEKRAETVRQNKANILAQSTPSSG; translated from the exons ATGGCCGATGTCGAAGTCGTAGTATCATCACCGGACC CGACCGAAGTTCGTTGTCAGGAAAAGACCAGGGGCGGATTGCGTTATGAGGTCATTCTCAGCGAACCGGAAGTCAAGGCCACTCCGCCCAAAAAGGCCGTCTCACCAAAGAACAGCATGTCCGTTCAGGATATCGAGGATAAGTTGAAAGCCGCCGAAGAGCGCAGACAG CAATTAGAATCTAATAAAATCGCGGCTCTGGCGGCCAAGATGCAGAAGATTGAGGAAGCGTCCCGGAAGAAAGACGAACAGACTAGTCAATTTATTTCAGCCACTCGAGACGCCCTCGAGCAAAAAATGGAGAATCACACGGAGAAGCGCGAAGCGTACATAACGGATTTGAAAACCAAGCTTAAG GATCACATCGAAAACGTAGAGAAAACCCGATTATCAATCGAACAGCAGACCGACGAAGTGAGATCGGCAATCGAGGAGAAGCTGAAGACGGCATCAGTCCAACGCGATGAGAATATCAAAAAGATGCTGGAGCGTCTCAAGGAGCAC GAAgaacaagtgcaaaaagtCCGGACCAGCAATGCTCATAAATTCCAAATGCTGGAAGCGGCCGTTCAGGAAAAACTCGAACAGGCACAGAACAGACGCGCTCAAATCGAGCAAGAACAGAAAGAGAAATTGCGCAATTAT AACTCACGCCCtttggaaataaaacaaagcgCTGTCTCCACGCTAGAAGTGCGCAAAAGTGAGGTTTCAACCCAACtggaaactaaattaactatCGCCGAACAAAAACGGGAACAGGAGATTCAACGTAAACTCGAGATCGCCAAAAAacat AACGAGCACTTGATGGAGGTTAAACAGTCGATTGAATCCGAGGAAGTGAAGAGCAAGACTGAAATTGTTACTAAACTCGAGTCGAAGCTCACGACAGCTGAGCTCAACCGGGAGAAAGAAATGCAGCGCAAATTGGAGAACATCAAAAAGAAT GAGAAGCGAGCCGAGACGGTGCGCCAGAACAAGGCGAACATCCTCGCTCAGAGCACCCCGTCGTCTGGTTAA
- the stai gene encoding myosin-9 isoform X2, which translates to MFQQVRTMADVEVVVSSPDPTEVRCQEKTRGGLRYEVILSEPEVKATPPKKAVSPKNSMSVQDIEDKLKAAEERRQQLESNKIAALAAKMQKIEEASRKKDEQTSQFISATRDALEQKMENHTEKREAYITDLKTKLKDHIENVEKTRLSIEQQTDEVRSAIEEKLKTASVQRDENIKKMLERLKEHEEQVQKVRTSNAHKFQMLEAAVQEKLEQAQNRRAQIEQEQKEKLRNYNSRPLEIKQSAVSTLEVRKSEVSTQLETKLTIAEQKREQEIQRKLEIAKKHNEHLMEVKQSIESEEVKSKTEIVTKLESKLTTAELNREKEMQRKLENIKKNEKRAETVRQNKANILAQSTPSSG; encoded by the exons ATGTTTCAACAA GTGCGAACAATGGCCGATGTCGAAGTCGTAGTATCATCACCGGACC CGACCGAAGTTCGTTGTCAGGAAAAGACCAGGGGCGGATTGCGTTATGAGGTCATTCTCAGCGAACCGGAAGTCAAGGCCACTCCGCCCAAAAAGGCCGTCTCACCAAAGAACAGCATGTCCGTTCAGGATATCGAGGATAAGTTGAAAGCCGCCGAAGAGCGCAGACAG CAATTAGAATCTAATAAAATCGCGGCTCTGGCGGCCAAGATGCAGAAGATTGAGGAAGCGTCCCGGAAGAAAGACGAACAGACTAGTCAATTTATTTCAGCCACTCGAGACGCCCTCGAGCAAAAAATGGAGAATCACACGGAGAAGCGCGAAGCGTACATAACGGATTTGAAAACCAAGCTTAAG GATCACATCGAAAACGTAGAGAAAACCCGATTATCAATCGAACAGCAGACCGACGAAGTGAGATCGGCAATCGAGGAGAAGCTGAAGACGGCATCAGTCCAACGCGATGAGAATATCAAAAAGATGCTGGAGCGTCTCAAGGAGCAC GAAgaacaagtgcaaaaagtCCGGACCAGCAATGCTCATAAATTCCAAATGCTGGAAGCGGCCGTTCAGGAAAAACTCGAACAGGCACAGAACAGACGCGCTCAAATCGAGCAAGAACAGAAAGAGAAATTGCGCAATTAT AACTCACGCCCtttggaaataaaacaaagcgCTGTCTCCACGCTAGAAGTGCGCAAAAGTGAGGTTTCAACCCAACtggaaactaaattaactatCGCCGAACAAAAACGGGAACAGGAGATTCAACGTAAACTCGAGATCGCCAAAAAacat AACGAGCACTTGATGGAGGTTAAACAGTCGATTGAATCCGAGGAAGTGAAGAGCAAGACTGAAATTGTTACTAAACTCGAGTCGAAGCTCACGACAGCTGAGCTCAACCGGGAGAAAGAAATGCAGCGCAAATTGGAGAACATCAAAAAGAAT GAGAAGCGAGCCGAGACGGTGCGCCAGAACAAGGCGAACATCCTCGCTCAGAGCACCCCGTCGTCTGGTTAA
- the LOC663888 gene encoding prolactin regulatory element-binding protein: MAPSRKYIDNILARLNFPLYTVQMLTNRHVIVGGGGGSSKTGVANGFEIFELAHDGTKFLAEEITRHETGPSVVMNCAAFSDNKHSFLVAGQESHCQLYNVESVLVTEDDIIENISHNHELKQRKPKAKQKTDNNKNSKRLKFMIKPSDSVQTDFQGKEPLLRVTRFHPTGKILATGGTDGIVRLWKFPALQPAHVLKAHTKEIDDLDFSIFENYLISIAKDGQAVLWDCSKGRQIRKLTWKQPEGSKYLYKRARFGVIEGEERKSALYMLANPTGLAKKQKSYLQQWLPDEGVIKKSAEFDESLAALAVRNDGRFVAVGTMFSGSVMIYIAFSLQRVLHIPGAHSMFVTGLEFLPVSQNHTVASVAEAAVLSISVDNHVCIHTLPYRRTMPALVGILILVLTLFLTFVFCSYIGL, encoded by the exons ATGGCACCGTCACGTAAATACATTGACAACATATTAGCCCGCTTAAATTTCCCCCTTTATACGGTGCAAATGTTAACCAACAGACACGTAATCGTTGGTGGAGGCGGCGGATCCTCAAAAACTGGAGTGGCAAATGGTTTT GaaatctttgaattagctCATGACGGCACGAAATTCCTAGCCGAGGAAATCACACGACATGAAACTGGACCTAGTGTTGTAATGAACTGTGCGGCCTTTAGTGATAATAAACACTCGTTTTTGGTGGCGGGGCAAGAGAGCCATTGCCAGTTGTACAACGTTGAGAGCGTTCTAGTCACTGAAGATgatattattgaaaatatcAGCCACAATCATGAACTGAAGCAACGGAAACCCAAAGCCAAGCAGAAGACGGACAACAACAAGAACTCAAAGAGGTTGAAGTTCATGATCAAGCCCTCGGACAGTGTGCAGACGGACTTTCAAGGGAAGGAGCCCCTGCTGAGGGTCACCAGGTTCCACCCCACTGGCAAAATTCTAGCCACAG GGGGCACTGACGGTATCGTGCGGCTGTGGAAGTTCCCGGCACTGCAACCGGCCCATGTCCTCAAAGCCCACACTAAAGAAATAGACGACTTGGACTTcagcatttttgaaaattacctAATTTCCATCGCGAAAGATGGCCAAGCGGTCCTTTGGGACTGTTCCAAAGGCAGACAGATCCGCAAATTGACGTGGAAACAGCCCGAAGGctcaaaatatttatacaaGCGGGCACG ATTTGGCGTGATAGAGGGCGAGGAGCGCAAATCGGCCCTCTATATGTTGGCCAACCCCACAGGTCTAGCCAAGAAGCAAAAGTCCTACTTGCAGCAGTGGCTCCCTGACGAAGGTGTGATTAAAAAATCGGCAGAGTTTGATGAAAGTCTGGCCGCTCTCGCGGTGAGAAACGACGGACGATTTGTGGCTGTGGGGACGATGTTTAGCGGTTCTGTTATGATTTACATAGCTTTCAGCCTTCAG AGGGTATTGCATATTCCTGGAGCACATTCCATGTTCGTGACGGGGCTGGAGTTCTTGCCAGTCTCGCAAAACCACACTGTTGCAAGTGTGGCAGAAGCGGCTGTGTTGTCGATATCTGTGGATAACCACGTTTGTATCCATACTTTACCTTACAGAC GTACTATGCCGGCCTTGGTAGGAATTTTGATATTAGTTTTAACGTTATTCCtgacttttgttttttgctccTACATAGGTCTATGA
- the stai gene encoding myosin-9 isoform X1: protein MLIGLVRESVMQCFCHTCRAPLPPAVHRRQIPITKVKTKPRTNQPKRVQFVTTEVRCQEKTRGGLRYEVILSEPEVKATPPKKAVSPKNSMSVQDIEDKLKAAEERRQQLESNKIAALAAKMQKIEEASRKKDEQTSQFISATRDALEQKMENHTEKREAYITDLKTKLKDHIENVEKTRLSIEQQTDEVRSAIEEKLKTASVQRDENIKKMLERLKEHEEQVQKVRTSNAHKFQMLEAAVQEKLEQAQNRRAQIEQEQKEKLRNYNSRPLEIKQSAVSTLEVRKSEVSTQLETKLTIAEQKREQEIQRKLEIAKKHNEHLMEVKQSIESEEVKSKTEIVTKLESKLTTAELNREKEMQRKLENIKKNEKRAETVRQNKANILAQSTPSSG, encoded by the exons atgTTGATCGGGCTCGTTAGAGAATCGGTTATGCAGTGCTTCTGCCACACGTGCCGGGCACCACTTCCACCGGCCG TGCACAGAAGACAAATCCCAATCACAAAAGTCAAAACGAAACCAAGGACAAACCAGCCAAAAAGAGTACAATTCGTGA CGACCGAAGTTCGTTGTCAGGAAAAGACCAGGGGCGGATTGCGTTATGAGGTCATTCTCAGCGAACCGGAAGTCAAGGCCACTCCGCCCAAAAAGGCCGTCTCACCAAAGAACAGCATGTCCGTTCAGGATATCGAGGATAAGTTGAAAGCCGCCGAAGAGCGCAGACAG CAATTAGAATCTAATAAAATCGCGGCTCTGGCGGCCAAGATGCAGAAGATTGAGGAAGCGTCCCGGAAGAAAGACGAACAGACTAGTCAATTTATTTCAGCCACTCGAGACGCCCTCGAGCAAAAAATGGAGAATCACACGGAGAAGCGCGAAGCGTACATAACGGATTTGAAAACCAAGCTTAAG GATCACATCGAAAACGTAGAGAAAACCCGATTATCAATCGAACAGCAGACCGACGAAGTGAGATCGGCAATCGAGGAGAAGCTGAAGACGGCATCAGTCCAACGCGATGAGAATATCAAAAAGATGCTGGAGCGTCTCAAGGAGCAC GAAgaacaagtgcaaaaagtCCGGACCAGCAATGCTCATAAATTCCAAATGCTGGAAGCGGCCGTTCAGGAAAAACTCGAACAGGCACAGAACAGACGCGCTCAAATCGAGCAAGAACAGAAAGAGAAATTGCGCAATTAT AACTCACGCCCtttggaaataaaacaaagcgCTGTCTCCACGCTAGAAGTGCGCAAAAGTGAGGTTTCAACCCAACtggaaactaaattaactatCGCCGAACAAAAACGGGAACAGGAGATTCAACGTAAACTCGAGATCGCCAAAAAacat AACGAGCACTTGATGGAGGTTAAACAGTCGATTGAATCCGAGGAAGTGAAGAGCAAGACTGAAATTGTTACTAAACTCGAGTCGAAGCTCACGACAGCTGAGCTCAACCGGGAGAAAGAAATGCAGCGCAAATTGGAGAACATCAAAAAGAAT GAGAAGCGAGCCGAGACGGTGCGCCAGAACAAGGCGAACATCCTCGCTCAGAGCACCCCGTCGTCTGGTTAA